ATTAGTTATCCGGAAATTCATATAAAGTAATATAAGTATATTGGTTCAAATTATCTTAAACTGCTAATATAAATTTATATAGTATGTAATAAGTATACTGGTTCAAATCCTATTAAATTGCTAATATGAATTTACGCAGCAACTGATAGACTGAGCACATCTAAATCAAACTTTAAAACCTCTGTTTAAATCATTTCTCATAGTATTCTAAGAACCCATAAGACTGACTAAGTTATAAAAAATTCTACCTAAATTATAAAAATAGATTATAATGAGCTGTTCAATAATAGATTTCCTGTATTTGAAAGAAAAGTAAAGGGATTAACTGCTATTCGTCTTAAGACGGCTTATAAGACAAAAATTAAGGGAAAAAATATACTGGCTCTGGATTCTGATGTTTTTATTTCATTCCTCCAGTTAACATTAAGCATCTTAAACCAGCTTCAAAGTATCCTGAACCAGCGTTACTTGTTAAAGCCTGCCGTCATAAGAAAAAGGAGATTATTGCAAGTATAATAAAGATTATAACGAGCCACTTTGCAATCTCCATTGAGAAGCCGGCAATCCCCCGCGCACCCAGTATATACGCAATCAATGCTAATATTAGAAAGACTACAGCAAGTCCTATCAAATCCGGTATGTTTAACCCCCCCGTTGATTATTTAATTAATAGATTAATTATTAGATTGAAGGTATTTATAATTTGACTGTCCAATTAAGTCGCTTTTTCATAAACTTACATCCTTTTAATGAAATTATCCCTTTTAAAATTATAAAAATGTCCTGATTCTCTCCTGTTTATTGTAGTTAAAACGCAAAGAAGGATAGGAAGAACGAAAAAGACTGAAAAATAGTTTGAGGCAAGAAAGTCTTATACAGTAATTTTTCTGACCTCTATATAATACCTTTTCTCATTTTCCTTCCCAAGGGAAAACGATTTTTTCGGAAGGATTCCTTTCTTTTTTATAAGAGTAAAAAACTCGCTTTTCTTTAACGGAGGAAGGAAGAAACCAGTATTTCCCTGTTCCCTACCAAGCTTTTCAACGACCTCCGGATCATGCTCATACTCAACTGAATAATTGTCAATAATCTCATCAAGGGTTTCGACCTCAAGGTCGTGTACTGGATTGTCAAAAATAAGCACACCACTGCTATCCTTTGTAATAAACCCGATTGAATGTCCTTTAGCTGAAAGATCGAGATCTGAAGGGCTGTCCTGAATTCTTTCAATCCTTGCATCGAATTTCCTGAGCAGTTCTTCCGGGTTAATCCCGCTTACAACCCTGTGAATTGGCTCAAAGGAAAGACCTGGATCGTGAATATTTACAAGCTCGACCATTGCATACCTTGCAGGATGATCTTCCTCTACAGTCCCTTTAATTTTTTCCCAGAAACTCTTTGCAGCAGCAAGGCTGTGGTTTCCATCTCCAACAAGAAGGGTCCCCAGGGTAAGAATTTTATCCGAGATATCTTTAATTATCTTTTCATTACTGATTTTGTAGCCCTTGATATGACCACCGTTTTCCATTAGGTCAAAATCATAAACTAGATTCTCTTCGCAAACAAGGTCATCCAGATCCCTGGGTATAACCGTAAAATCAGGATCGTTATATAATACCATGATATGCGATAGTTCCAGTTCGGCATTTTCCCTTATCCTGATTCTTGCAGGAAGCCTTTCTTTAATGGTGCCTTCAGTTGGTCGGATAATTGAATCCAATCCATTGAACTGATATTCTTCCAGGTCGATCGCAGCCACAAGCCCGATTCTATTCCTGCCTGAGACTGAACGGCACACAAGGATAAAGCATGGACCGTGATCAACAAGAATTTTTTTATAATCACTTAGGGTTTTATGGATCTTATTCACTCTATTCTCATCTAAAGGAAGATATATCTCAGGATAAATGAGATTTAAAGTAGAAGGGGAGTCTCCAACAAATTCTTCAACTCTTTTCCAGTATTCCAGATCCTGAGTGTGCTGATCACAGGCAATTACTGCCCACTTTTCCCAATTGTCCTTTGGAAGAAGAATACGGGGAACGTGTAAAACCATGGTAAATTAAAAAAAAGAGAGAGAATATAAAGGTTTCCAAACTTGTTTTCTGAGTGTATGAGTTAAGCTGAAGTTAAGCTTATTTTACTACTTCATATCCGGCATTTTCCCACGCAGTCATGCTGCCAAGTACATTATATACGTTATTATAACCATGCTTTTTCAAAATTGAAGCTGCTATGCTGGAACGCCGGGAAC
The Methanosarcina thermophila TM-1 genome window above contains:
- a CDS encoding DUF1015 domain-containing protein, with amino-acid sequence MVLHVPRILLPKDNWEKWAVIACDQHTQDLEYWKRVEEFVGDSPSTLNLIYPEIYLPLDENRVNKIHKTLSDYKKILVDHGPCFILVCRSVSGRNRIGLVAAIDLEEYQFNGLDSIIRPTEGTIKERLPARIRIRENAELELSHIMVLYNDPDFTVIPRDLDDLVCEENLVYDFDLMENGGHIKGYKISNEKIIKDISDKILTLGTLLVGDGNHSLAAAKSFWEKIKGTVEEDHPARYAMVELVNIHDPGLSFEPIHRVVSGINPEELLRKFDARIERIQDSPSDLDLSAKGHSIGFITKDSSGVLIFDNPVHDLEVETLDEIIDNYSVEYEHDPEVVEKLGREQGNTGFFLPPLKKSEFFTLIKKKGILPKKSFSLGKENEKRYYIEVRKITV
- a CDS encoding DUF1328 domain-containing protein; the encoded protein is MIGLAVVFLILALIAYILGARGIAGFSMEIAKWLVIIFIILAIISFFL